A section of the Anabaena cylindrica PCC 7122 genome encodes:
- a CDS encoding site-specific integrase codes for MSGQNQGNCEETYSTSTQEYANADSRDWFADMFADFEPQNTTDGSYRGTMAKIKATELQYQAVFEQKLVEANTNLKRERIRVTIKQTGNSLQLRATLPLKPGDYSLGKTKKQYDLSLGIPANLEGLKTAIEESYELGKLIARHTFEWNEKYLGIKSREKQEIKTIGELLDTFDEKYYQTRQKTITSQNTFANYISVIKRNLTLTHLATKENFEEVINSFQGNKKNELIAVTSVLIKTFNLGFQLDVKRDHVTPAYREIPDDEKIISAFDLFEKFALNRKNTNISDEIDTWEMWRWVYGMLATFGLRPRELFVQPDINWWMSPQNIDHTWKVNKNTKTGYREVIPFVPEWIELFDLHNPKPLKILEQKVAKIASVQNINWMRRDISRWFRKVGIEFQPYDLRHGCAIRAHLQGIPIKAAADNLGHTVDEHTKTYQRWFGIENRKKAFGEVISQKSLIELQKNEILALRMENERLRLEVERFKFSKNV; via the coding sequence ATGAGCGGACAAAATCAGGGTAATTGCGAGGAGACATATTCCACATCTACACAGGAATATGCAAATGCAGACTCAAGGGACTGGTTCGCAGATATGTTTGCAGACTTTGAGCCGCAGAACACCACAGATGGTAGCTATAGGGGAACAATGGCGAAAATAAAAGCAACGGAATTACAGTATCAAGCAGTTTTTGAACAGAAGTTAGTCGAAGCTAATACTAATTTAAAAAGGGAGAGAATAAGAGTTACCATTAAACAAACTGGCAATTCTCTCCAATTACGAGCTACCCTACCATTAAAACCAGGAGATTACAGTTTAGGTAAGACAAAAAAGCAGTATGATTTATCTCTAGGAATACCCGCAAATTTAGAGGGATTAAAAACTGCCATTGAGGAAAGTTATGAGTTGGGTAAATTAATTGCTCGTCATACTTTCGAGTGGAATGAGAAGTATTTAGGAATTAAATCGAGAGAGAAGCAAGAGATCAAAACAATTGGGGAATTATTAGATACATTTGATGAAAAATATTATCAAACCCGTCAGAAAACTATCACCAGTCAAAATACTTTTGCTAATTATATATCTGTCATTAAAAGAAACTTAACTCTCACCCATTTAGCCACAAAAGAAAATTTTGAAGAAGTTATTAATTCATTTCAGGGTAATAAAAAAAATGAACTAATAGCTGTAACTTCTGTTTTGATTAAAACCTTTAATTTAGGATTTCAACTCGATGTCAAACGAGATCATGTCACTCCTGCTTATCGAGAAATACCTGATGATGAAAAAATCATATCTGCTTTTGACCTCTTTGAAAAATTCGCCCTCAACCGCAAAAATACAAACATTAGTGATGAAATAGACACTTGGGAAATGTGGCGTTGGGTATATGGAATGTTGGCGACCTTTGGGTTAAGACCAAGGGAATTATTTGTCCAACCAGATATTAATTGGTGGATGTCTCCCCAAAATATAGACCATACTTGGAAGGTGAATAAAAATACCAAAACTGGATATCGAGAAGTTATTCCTTTCGTACCTGAATGGATAGAGTTATTTGATTTACATAATCCCAAACCATTAAAGATTTTAGAACAAAAGGTGGCAAAAATTGCATCTGTACAAAATATTAATTGGATGCGGAGAGATATATCCAGATGGTTTAGAAAGGTGGGAATTGAGTTTCAACCCTATGATTTGCGTCATGGTTGTGCAATTCGAGCGCATCTTCAGGGAATACCGATTAAAGCCGCAGCAGATAATTTAGGTCATACTGTTGATGAACATACAAAAACATATCAAAGATGGTTTGGGATTGAAAATCGGAAAAAAGCCTTTGGTGAGGTAATTAGTCAAAAGTCGTTAATTGAGTTGCAGAAAAATGAAATTTTGGCGTTAAGGATGGAGAATGAAAGGTTAAGGTTGGAGGTGGAAAGGTTTAAATTCTCGAAAAATGTCTAA
- a CDS encoding Curculin domain protein (mannose-binding) lectin, protein MSSSLKTEQSLGVEQRIVSDNGRYQLVLQSDGNLVLYGLEGRVPGGATWATGTDGQGGTLAVLQSDGNFVLYGPRGRVPGGALWGSGTDGQDVTSLVMQNDGNLVLYRRDGSAAWATDTVEPPPPPPKQAYCCNVFKADGRTRAWQKTLYSSSEAEAYTECLRLKDYVLGPDQPGGIGFGRGVCSSGELKKPEMLLENVDPALPECDR, encoded by the coding sequence GTGTCATCTAGCTTAAAAACAGAACAAAGCCTTGGAGTTGAGCAGCGAATAGTATCTGACAATGGGCGTTATCAGCTTGTTCTACAAAGTGATGGAAATTTAGTACTATACGGACTTGAAGGTCGAGTACCTGGCGGAGCAACATGGGCAACTGGAACAGATGGGCAGGGTGGAACTTTAGCAGTTCTGCAAAGTGATGGAAATTTTGTTCTGTATGGACCTCGTGGACGAGTACCTGGCGGAGCATTATGGGGATCTGGAACAGATGGGCAAGATGTCACATCGCTTGTTATGCAAAATGATGGAAACCTTGTTCTCTACAGGCGGGATGGAAGTGCAGCATGGGCAACTGATACAGTGGAACCACCGCCGCCACCACCAAAACAAGCATACTGCTGCAACGTCTTTAAAGCCGATGGTAGAACCAGAGCCTGGCAAAAAACCCTGTATTCTTCTAGTGAAGCAGAAGCTTATACTGAGTGTTTACGATTGAAGGATTATGTTCTTGGTCCTGACCAGCCAGGAGGTATTGGATTTGGTAGGGGAGTCTGTTCATCAGGTGAATTGAAAAAGCCAGAGATGCTTCTGGAGAATGTTGATCCTGCCCTGCCAGAGTGCGATCGCTGA
- a CDS encoding DUF433 domain-containing protein: MALTSPIIHSDPDILGGTPVFVGTRVPIKTLLDYLEAGDSLDVFLDHFPSVTHKQAIAALELAKEMLTAYANPA; this comes from the coding sequence ATGGCATTAACATCACCTATTATTCATAGTGACCCTGATATTCTAGGGGGAACACCTGTTTTTGTGGGAACTCGTGTACCAATAAAAACCTTGCTTGACTACCTTGAAGCTGGCGATTCATTAGACGTATTTCTAGACCACTTTCCTAGTGTTACACATAAACAAGCGATCGCGGCTCTTGAATTAGCAAAGGAAATGCTAACAGCTTATGCGAATCCTGCTTGA
- a CDS encoding DUF5615 family PIN-like protein → MRILLDECAPRPLKRQLAEYDIKTVVEMGWSGKKNGELLQLMSQEGFTILLTTDQNLRYQQNLQQAGVAVVVLVAQSNKLADLLPLLPDARKVLNTIVPGAVVEVGGS, encoded by the coding sequence ATGCGAATCCTGCTTGATGAATGCGCTCCACGTCCCTTAAAGCGTCAACTTGCCGAATATGACATCAAAACAGTTGTGGAGATGGGATGGTCAGGAAAAAAGAACGGTGAATTACTACAACTCATGAGTCAAGAGGGCTTCACGATTCTGCTCACTACAGATCAAAATTTACGCTATCAGCAAAACTTACAGCAAGCGGGAGTGGCAGTTGTTGTTCTTGTAGCGCAGAGTAATAAACTTGCTGATTTACTTCCTTTGTTGCCAGATGCTCGTAAAGTTTTAAATACAATTGTTCCGGGAGCAGTAGTTGAAGTTGGTGGTTCGTGA
- a CDS encoding S1 RNA-binding domain protein: MSNQFWQKIKSKYRLGELIHGTVEYHAPFGIFVSLDDEVVKGLVQITDFVDSGDMTPEMYPDIGSPIGAVVVGYTEDDRHQIWLSVKPSVLQKALVHLKIPATSDRSSAA, from the coding sequence ATGAGCAATCAATTTTGGCAAAAAATCAAATCTAAATATCGGTTAGGTGAACTGATTCACGGTACTGTCGAATATCATGCACCATTTGGGATTTTTGTTAGTTTAGATGATGAAGTAGTGAAGGGTCTTGTTCAGATTACTGATTTTGTTGATAGTGGAGATATGACTCCAGAAATGTATCCAGATATTGGTTCACCTATTGGGGCTGTTGTTGTTGGGTATACTGAAGATGATCGCCATCAAATTTGGTTGAGTGTCAAGCCCAGTGTCTTGCAGAAAGCATTGGTACATCTCAAAATTCCCGCAACAAGCGATCGATCATCAGCAGCATAA
- a CDS encoding helix-turn-helix domain-containing protein yields MMNGLTIPSPYYLSLITEFAPRPITNDLELSITQQRINTILDQKNLSQDDRDYINVLGMLVYDYEEKNEQFPKLTDGELLQTLMEDYNLEIRDFLGIFEQEQTILDILDGKRQLNSQETFKLRSLIL; encoded by the coding sequence ATGATGAATGGTTTAACAATCCCTAGCCCTTATTACCTCAGTTTAATTACAGAATTTGCACCTCGTCCTATTACAAATGATCTTGAATTAAGTATCACTCAACAAAGAATTAATACAATATTAGATCAAAAAAATCTTAGCCAAGATGATCGAGATTATATAAATGTATTAGGAATGTTAGTTTATGACTATGAAGAAAAAAATGAACAATTCCCTAAATTAACTGATGGAGAATTATTACAAACATTAATGGAAGACTATAATTTAGAAATACGAGATTTTTTAGGGATTTTTGAGCAAGAACAAACAATATTAGACATATTAGACGGAAAACGTCAACTCAATTCTCAAGAAACCTTCAAATTGCGATCGCTGATATTGTAA
- a CDS encoding type II toxin-antitoxin system HigB family toxin → MRVISRRSLREFWEKHSTAKNSLLLWYDRITKSSIENFAQLRQLFPSADLVGNFTVFNISGNNYRLITYIDYQAQIIFIRDVLIHADYDKENWKNDEWFNNP, encoded by the coding sequence ATGCGAGTAATTAGTCGGAGGAGTTTACGAGAATTTTGGGAAAAACACTCAACAGCTAAAAATAGCTTATTATTATGGTATGACAGAATAACTAAGTCTTCCATTGAGAACTTTGCTCAATTACGTCAACTATTTCCCTCTGCTGATTTAGTTGGTAACTTCACCGTTTTTAATATTAGTGGTAATAATTATCGGTTAATTACTTACATTGACTATCAGGCACAAATCATTTTTATTCGTGATGTTTTAATCCACGCAGACTATGATAAGGAGAATTGGAAAAATGATGAATGGTTTAACAATCCCTAG
- a CDS encoding type II toxin-antitoxin system PemK/MazF family toxin: MSVQRSEIYFVNLNPVQGREQAGERPVLVLSVDAINQLPLVVTVVVGTKGTNITKNYPTNVRCSPEETGLSIETVFLCFQIRSLDLKRFPSQPSGKLSDAKMQDIETVVRYCLGL, from the coding sequence GTGAGCGTTCAGCGATCTGAAATTTACTTCGTCAATCTTAATCCAGTTCAAGGTAGAGAACAAGCAGGAGAGCGTCCTGTTTTAGTGCTTTCTGTAGATGCTATCAATCAATTACCATTAGTCGTTACAGTAGTTGTTGGTACAAAAGGAACAAATATCACCAAAAACTACCCAACAAATGTGAGGTGTTCACCTGAAGAAACTGGATTGTCAATAGAGACAGTATTTCTTTGCTTTCAAATTCGTTCACTTGATTTAAAGCGTTTTCCTAGCCAGCCCTCTGGTAAACTCTCAGATGCTAAAATGCAGGACATAGAAACCGTAGTTCGCTATTGTTTGGGACTTTAG
- a CDS encoding toxin-antitoxin system TumE family protein: MLIEDYFQQIQLLIESSEIVKIFKIESEKRGIYEGLIRGKIDFQDNSLLHLREFVYVEVSIDRKMYSYQYMNSENNLIFRYDNTEHHRKLNLPTFPHHKHDGSENNVIKSDAPFLDEVLNEVKKILG; the protein is encoded by the coding sequence TTGTTAATTGAAGATTATTTTCAGCAGATTCAGCTTTTAATTGAATCTTCAGAAATTGTCAAAATATTCAAGATTGAAAGTGAAAAAAGAGGAATATATGAAGGCTTGATCAGAGGAAAAATTGATTTTCAAGATAATTCTTTGCTGCATTTACGAGAATTTGTCTATGTTGAAGTCTCCATAGATCGAAAAATGTATAGTTATCAATATATGAATTCAGAAAATAACCTAATTTTTCGTTATGACAATACTGAACATCATCGAAAATTAAATCTCCCTACTTTTCCTCATCATAAACATGATGGCAGTGAGAATAATGTGATTAAATCAGATGCTCCTTTTTTAGATGAGGTACTCAATGAGGTTAAAAAAATATTAGGATAG
- a CDS encoding aspartyl protease family protein — MVDAQRFPYKIIDSSLGMVDRMPHLPLTLGYNGHSLKVEGLLDTGASVNVLPYEIGKQLGFIWENETLSVILAGNLAQFEARAVVVDAQVGSFPTINLAFAWTQATNVP; from the coding sequence ATGGTTGACGCTCAAAGATTTCCCTACAAAATTATTGACAGTAGCCTGGGCATGGTGGATAGAATGCCCCATCTGCCTTTGACCCTCGGTTATAACGGTCATTCCTTGAAGGTTGAAGGCTTATTGGACACAGGCGCAAGTGTGAATGTTTTGCCCTACGAAATAGGAAAGCAACTAGGTTTTATCTGGGAGAATGAGACACTCTCGGTTATATTAGCAGGAAATTTGGCTCAATTTGAAGCCCGCGCAGTTGTTGTTGATGCTCAAGTCGGTTCATTCCCAACTATTAACCTGGCATTTGCCTGGACACAAGCAACCAATGTGCCTTAG
- a CDS encoding Coq4 family protein, with the protein MQLLNSATSNASVNTNLQKQTQNPIVQGLMSILSKLLIVKSSLSMLFGDNSLETVGELTYGLLATTAYDLVAQHLNQDIACATLIRDRYIPPAHDLEYLLTLPSNSLGYIYAAQIKKMGFDPNLHAGMTAKSDAEYVELRLSQTHDLWHIVTGFDTSLNSEIGLQAFHLPQFPYPLGTMLVAISLISTTLQEPEMLPKLLEAIAQGFQMGKTAKPLFAQKWEEGWEKPLTQWQEELNIQPIRN; encoded by the coding sequence ATGCAACTGCTCAATTCTGCTACGTCTAATGCTTCTGTTAACACTAATCTGCAAAAACAGACGCAAAATCCAATTGTTCAAGGCTTGATGTCAATCCTGTCAAAGCTGCTGATCGTTAAGTCATCGTTATCGATGCTATTTGGAGACAATAGCCTGGAAACAGTCGGCGAACTGACCTACGGTTTGTTGGCAACCACCGCTTACGATTTAGTAGCTCAACACTTAAACCAAGATATAGCTTGCGCTACCCTGATCCGCGATCGCTACATTCCCCCTGCCCACGACTTGGAATATTTACTCACCTTACCCTCCAATTCTCTGGGGTACATCTACGCCGCGCAGATAAAGAAAATGGGCTTCGATCCTAATCTTCATGCTGGAATGACTGCGAAATCAGATGCCGAATACGTCGAGCTACGACTGAGCCAAACTCACGATCTCTGGCATATTGTGACCGGATTTGACACCTCTTTAAACAGCGAAATTGGCTTACAGGCGTTCCATTTACCCCAGTTTCCCTATCCACTGGGAACTATGTTGGTTGCGATTAGTTTGATATCCACCACCTTGCAGGAACCAGAAATGCTACCTAAATTGTTGGAGGCGATCGCCCAAGGATTTCAAATGGGTAAAACTGCAAAGCCTCTCTTTGCCCAGAAGTGGGAAGAGGGTTGGGAAAAGCCCCTGACCCAATGGCAGGAGGAGTTGAACATTCAGCCAATTCGGAACTAG
- a CDS encoding TetR/AcrR family transcriptional regulator has translation MSESSSPAGGMRRKPRQARSQERVNRILDVAEGLFASQGYAATTTNAIAAQAQVPIGSLYQFFPDKTAILQALSLRYAEMLHQELVFIDKAETVTLPLADYVNQLIDTTDRFFTDNPSYYAIFMEVQGTIRELDEIDEATDAKLIQDLASSLANRDARLEHADYEAIAFVLVKAIGTLLWLSLSQEPLYRQRLVAETKRLSLHYLQSYFSSELIPANNPAGAD, from the coding sequence ATGTCTGAAAGTTCATCACCCGCAGGTGGAATGCGCCGCAAGCCGCGACAAGCCCGCAGTCAGGAGCGCGTCAACCGCATTTTAGATGTGGCGGAAGGACTGTTTGCCAGCCAAGGTTACGCCGCTACGACGACCAACGCGATCGCGGCTCAAGCCCAGGTTCCCATCGGATCGCTTTATCAGTTTTTTCCAGACAAGACCGCAATTTTACAAGCTTTATCTCTTCGCTATGCAGAAATGCTGCATCAAGAGTTGGTCTTTATTGATAAGGCTGAGACGGTCACACTCCCTTTGGCTGATTACGTGAACCAGTTGATTGACACTACTGATCGCTTCTTTACTGACAACCCCAGCTACTATGCCATTTTCATGGAAGTTCAAGGAACGATACGCGAATTGGACGAAATTGATGAGGCAACCGATGCCAAATTGATTCAGGATTTAGCGAGTTCCTTAGCCAACCGCGATGCCAGATTAGAACACGCGGATTATGAAGCGATCGCCTTTGTGCTGGTTAAAGCGATCGGCACTTTACTATGGTTATCGCTTAGTCAAGAGCCACTGTATCGGCAGCGTCTGGTGGCAGAAACGAAACGGCTCTCTTTACACTACCTACAAAGCTATTTCTCATCAGAGCTAATCCCAGCAAACAACCCGGCTGGAGCAGACTAA